One window from the genome of Amycolatopsis sp. NBC_01480 encodes:
- a CDS encoding chromosome segregation protein, with product MSLGEERELVPLGAGFDVAKRGYSRAQVDEHLERLDADLKMLTGDRDAAIGQAGDLARQLEIARGEIADLRGQVDRLAQPPTSVEGLSERLQRMLRLAQDEAADTRARAEAEAGHIRAKAETDASAMRARYEQLLTELDLRRKEMEAEHRKVLEDARAEGKAITDKAEAERKKLDAESEARRTQVEEDFEIAMAARRTEAMRALAEQEAASKAEAERRVREATEDAAAIRAKVLEEETTAKADIERRQRESVADANKRRQDSITEANARLAEAADEARRRVRTATDESNRRITQANERVESLRNVRSSLAEQVRQARTVLAEAHHVLGETDTNVPADIKASPSPVPAAAAAGKPSNGEHETVRLRASDVQKPKAQAQASPRPAGKPTGE from the coding sequence ATGAGCCTTGGCGAGGAACGGGAGCTTGTGCCGCTGGGAGCCGGCTTCGACGTGGCGAAGCGCGGGTACAGCCGAGCACAGGTCGACGAACATCTGGAACGGCTTGACGCCGACCTGAAGATGCTCACCGGAGACCGCGACGCCGCCATCGGACAGGCGGGCGACCTGGCGCGGCAGCTGGAGATCGCGCGCGGCGAGATAGCCGACCTGCGCGGCCAGGTGGACCGGCTGGCGCAACCGCCGACGAGCGTCGAAGGCCTGTCCGAGCGGCTTCAGCGCATGCTGCGCCTGGCGCAGGACGAGGCCGCGGACACGCGTGCCCGCGCCGAGGCCGAGGCCGGCCACATCCGGGCGAAGGCGGAGACGGACGCGAGCGCCATGCGCGCCCGTTACGAGCAGCTGCTCACCGAGCTCGACCTCCGGCGCAAGGAGATGGAGGCGGAGCACCGCAAGGTGCTCGAGGACGCCCGCGCCGAGGGCAAGGCGATCACGGACAAGGCCGAGGCCGAGCGCAAGAAGCTCGACGCGGAGTCCGAGGCCCGCCGCACGCAGGTCGAAGAGGACTTCGAGATCGCGATGGCGGCGCGGCGCACCGAGGCGATGCGCGCGCTGGCCGAGCAGGAGGCCGCGAGCAAGGCCGAGGCCGAGCGCCGGGTCCGCGAGGCGACCGAGGACGCCGCCGCGATCCGCGCGAAGGTGCTGGAAGAGGAGACCACGGCGAAGGCGGACATCGAACGCCGTCAGCGCGAGTCGGTCGCCGACGCCAACAAGCGCCGTCAGGACTCGATCACCGAGGCCAACGCCCGGCTCGCCGAGGCGGCCGACGAGGCCCGCCGCCGGGTGCGCACCGCCACCGACGAGTCGAACCGGCGGATCACCCAGGCGAACGAGCGCGTCGAATCGCTGCGCAACGTCCGGTCCAGCCTGGCCGAGCAGGTGCGCCAGGCCCGGACCGTGCTGGCCGAGGCGCACCACGTGCTCGGTGAGACCGACACGAACGTGCCCGCGGACATCAAGGCGTCACCCTCACCGGTGCCGGCCGCCGCGGCCGCGGGCAAGCCCTCGAACGGCGAGCACGAGACGGTCCGCCTGCGGGCCTCGGACGTGCAGAAGCCGAAGGCCCAGGCCCAGGCGTCACCGCGCCCGGCAGGGAAACCGACTGGCGAGTAA
- the paaB gene encoding 1,2-phenylacetyl-CoA epoxidase subunit PaaB, which produces MKHDWPLYEVFVRGKRGLNHVHVGSLHAADDDMALHNARDLYTRRNEGVSIWVVKAADITASSPDEKDPFFAPSGDKVYRHPTFYEIPDDVPHM; this is translated from the coding sequence ATGAAGCACGATTGGCCGTTGTACGAGGTGTTCGTCCGGGGCAAGCGCGGGCTGAACCACGTGCACGTCGGCTCGCTGCACGCGGCCGACGACGACATGGCGCTGCACAACGCGCGTGACCTCTACACCCGCCGCAACGAGGGCGTGTCGATCTGGGTCGTGAAGGCGGCGGACATCACCGCGTCCTCGCCGGACGAGAAGGACCCGTTCTTCGCGCCCAGCGGCGACAAGGTGTACCGGCACCCGACGTTCTACGAAATCCCCGACGACGTTCCGCACATGTAG
- the paaZ gene encoding phenylacetic acid degradation bifunctional protein PaaZ, translated as MVLLRSYVSGGWHTAPGEGVPLHDAATGEEVARVSSEGVDFAAALDYGRTVGGPALRELTFHQRAALLKALASHLREHREELYALSAKTGATLGDSKFDIDGGIGVLFSYGSKGKRELPNDTVYVDGAVEPLSKGGTFVAQHIATPLHGVAVQINAFNFPVWGPLEKFAPAFLAGVPSLVKPASQTAYLTARLVELIIESGILPEGSLQFVAGSVGDLLDHLTAQDLVSFTGSASTAQKLRAHPAVVRNAVRFNAEADSLNCSILAPDARPSTPEFDLFVKQLVTEMTVKSGQKCTAIRRAFVPAELLDDVAEAASARLAKVTVGNPAAEGVRMGALASLEQREEVRRSLKALLDAGSVVFGDPEQVEVVDGDAAKGAFMSPVLLKADPERSEPHEVEAFGPVSTLLPYTSVEQVIELAARGGGSLVGSIVTGDPVFARTVVLGVAPYHGRLLVLDSDDAKESTGHGSPMPQLVHGGPGRAGGGEEMGGIRGVLHHMQRTAVQGSPTVLSAVTGQWVAGAPRTEGEHPFRKSLAELRLGDCVVAGPRTVTRADIDHFAEFTGDTFYAHTNPEAAAANPLFGGIVAHGYLVVSFAAGLFVSPEPGPVLANYGLENLRFLTPVKVDDALTVTLTAKQITPRIDQEYGEVRWDADVTNQDGDSVAKYDVLTLVTKEQP; from the coding sequence ATGGTTCTGCTCCGCAGCTACGTCTCCGGTGGTTGGCACACGGCGCCCGGCGAGGGTGTCCCGCTGCACGACGCGGCCACCGGCGAGGAGGTCGCGCGGGTCTCGTCCGAGGGCGTCGACTTCGCCGCCGCGCTCGACTACGGCCGCACAGTGGGCGGGCCGGCGCTGCGTGAGCTGACCTTCCACCAGCGCGCGGCCCTGCTCAAGGCACTCGCCTCGCACCTGCGCGAGCACCGCGAGGAGCTGTACGCGCTGTCGGCGAAGACCGGCGCGACGCTGGGCGACTCGAAGTTCGACATCGACGGCGGCATCGGCGTGCTGTTCAGCTACGGGTCGAAGGGCAAGCGCGAGCTGCCGAACGACACCGTCTACGTGGACGGCGCGGTGGAGCCGCTGAGCAAGGGCGGCACCTTCGTCGCGCAGCACATCGCCACGCCGCTGCACGGGGTCGCGGTCCAGATCAACGCGTTCAACTTCCCGGTGTGGGGGCCGCTGGAGAAGTTCGCGCCCGCGTTCCTGGCCGGTGTGCCGAGCCTGGTCAAGCCCGCGAGCCAGACGGCTTACCTGACCGCGCGGCTGGTCGAGCTGATCATCGAGTCCGGCATCCTGCCCGAGGGCTCGCTGCAGTTCGTCGCCGGCAGCGTCGGCGACCTGCTGGACCACCTCACGGCGCAGGACCTGGTGTCGTTCACCGGTTCCGCCTCCACCGCGCAGAAGCTGCGCGCGCACCCGGCGGTGGTCCGCAACGCGGTGCGGTTCAACGCCGAGGCCGACTCGCTGAACTGCTCGATCCTGGCGCCCGACGCACGGCCGTCGACCCCGGAGTTCGACCTGTTCGTGAAGCAGCTGGTCACCGAGATGACCGTGAAGTCGGGCCAGAAGTGCACCGCGATCCGGCGCGCGTTCGTGCCGGCCGAGCTGCTGGACGACGTCGCCGAGGCTGCCAGCGCGCGGCTCGCGAAGGTGACCGTCGGCAACCCGGCCGCCGAGGGCGTCCGGATGGGCGCGCTGGCCAGCCTGGAACAGCGTGAAGAGGTGCGACGGTCGCTCAAGGCCCTGCTCGACGCGGGCAGTGTGGTCTTCGGCGACCCCGAGCAGGTCGAGGTGGTGGACGGCGACGCCGCCAAGGGCGCGTTCATGTCGCCGGTGCTGCTGAAGGCCGACCCGGAGCGCTCGGAGCCGCACGAGGTCGAGGCGTTCGGGCCGGTGTCCACGCTGCTGCCGTACACCTCGGTCGAGCAGGTCATCGAGCTGGCCGCGCGCGGCGGCGGCAGCCTGGTCGGGTCGATCGTGACCGGCGACCCGGTCTTCGCCCGGACCGTGGTGCTCGGCGTCGCGCCGTACCACGGCCGGCTGCTGGTGCTGGACAGTGACGACGCGAAGGAGTCGACGGGCCACGGCTCGCCGATGCCGCAGCTCGTCCACGGCGGCCCCGGCCGCGCCGGCGGCGGCGAGGAGATGGGCGGCATCCGCGGCGTGCTGCACCACATGCAGCGCACCGCCGTGCAGGGCAGCCCGACCGTGCTGAGCGCCGTCACCGGCCAGTGGGTCGCCGGCGCCCCTCGGACGGAAGGCGAGCACCCGTTCCGCAAGTCGCTCGCCGAGCTGCGGCTCGGTGACTGCGTGGTGGCCGGCCCGCGCACGGTGACCCGCGCGGACATCGACCACTTCGCCGAGTTCACCGGCGACACCTTCTACGCGCACACCAACCCGGAGGCGGCCGCGGCCAACCCGCTGTTCGGCGGGATCGTCGCGCACGGCTACCTGGTGGTGTCGTTCGCGGCCGGCCTGTTCGTCTCGCCCGAGCCGGGCCCGGTGCTGGCCAACTACGGGCTGGAGAACCTGCGGTTCCTCACCCCGGTCAAGGTCGACGACGCGCTGACGGTGACGTTGACCGCCAAGCAGATCACCCCGCGGATCGACCAGGAGTACGGCGAGGTGCGCTGGGACGCCGACGTCACCAACCAGGACGGCGACTCGGTGGCCAAGTACGACGTGCTCACCCTCGTGACGAAGGAGCAGCCGTGA
- the paaC gene encoding 1,2-phenylacetyl-CoA epoxidase subunit PaaC: MSFDNVYESLTEENDARWAFGTGFEDPLSGMDTSVPDGLDAAALGAYCLMLGDDALIFSHRLQEWVTNSPELEDEVAVANIALDLLGQARLLLARAGKADGSDRGEDSFAFDRVENEFRNVRLAELGGGHFGHLIARLFVFSTWRLALLQRLESSADPVLAAIAAKGVKELTYHRDYAAQWLIRLGDGTGLSHERMQEGLAEVWPYVGELFTTHPLELVDAATLRPEFDAVVDQVFAAATVSRPEIGAVAGVSGRTGRDGVHTEKMGFLVGELQSVARAMPGATW; encoded by the coding sequence ATGTCTTTCGACAACGTCTACGAGTCGCTGACCGAGGAGAACGACGCCCGCTGGGCGTTCGGCACCGGGTTCGAGGATCCACTGTCCGGAATGGACACTTCGGTCCCGGACGGGCTGGACGCCGCCGCGCTCGGCGCGTACTGCCTGATGCTGGGCGACGACGCGCTGATCTTCTCGCACCGCCTCCAGGAGTGGGTGACGAACTCGCCCGAGCTGGAGGACGAGGTGGCGGTCGCGAACATCGCCCTCGACCTGCTCGGCCAGGCCCGGCTCCTGCTGGCCCGGGCCGGCAAGGCCGACGGCTCGGACCGGGGCGAGGACTCGTTCGCCTTCGACCGGGTGGAGAACGAGTTCCGCAACGTCCGCCTCGCCGAGCTGGGCGGCGGCCACTTCGGGCACCTGATCGCGCGGCTGTTCGTGTTCTCGACCTGGCGGCTCGCCTTGCTGCAGCGGCTCGAGTCCAGCGCGGACCCGGTGCTCGCCGCGATCGCCGCCAAGGGCGTCAAGGAGCTGACCTACCACCGCGACTACGCGGCCCAGTGGCTGATCCGGCTCGGCGACGGCACCGGGCTTTCGCACGAGCGCATGCAGGAGGGGCTGGCCGAGGTCTGGCCGTACGTGGGCGAGCTGTTCACCACGCACCCGCTGGAGCTGGTGGACGCGGCGACGCTGCGGCCCGAGTTCGACGCGGTGGTGGACCAGGTCTTCGCGGCCGCCACCGTCTCGCGGCCGGAAATCGGTGCTGTGGCCGGGGTTTCCGGGCGGACGGGCCGCGACGGCGTGCACACGGAGAAGATGGGCTTCCTGGTCGGCGAGCTGCAGAGTGTCGCTCGGGCTATGCCGGGTGCGACATGGTGA
- a CDS encoding adenylate/guanylate cyclase domain-containing protein, giving the protein MAQDDLQQRLERVLLGGPRKYTRLDVAQKAGVPEERSRRLWRALGFATVDDDETVFTDADVAAMRTADQLVQSGLVEQHLEVAVTRALGQHLSRLAEWQVHMLWQLITENPELARSDRQVARLVERLLPELEQVQNFVWRRHLAAYAGRAFASSDEDLEARTQIVGFVDMVGYTRLTRQIDEDELSQVLDAFESLATEVIAEHHGRVVKMIGDEVLFVADEPAAAAEIALTLTERTSAAPDLPAVRAGMASGRILSRFGDVYGSVVNLAARLTSVARPDTILVDRELAAALEPLPAYELRTRRPVAVRGYNRLRPSALRRAKDEPSGMFASSQQLAAEMMGLPENVEDTETAEAAAEDLTVGSRRRRRRR; this is encoded by the coding sequence GTGGCCCAGGACGATCTCCAGCAACGCCTCGAGCGGGTGCTGCTCGGCGGGCCGCGCAAGTACACCCGCCTGGACGTGGCCCAGAAGGCCGGCGTCCCCGAGGAACGCTCGCGGCGGCTGTGGCGGGCCCTCGGGTTCGCGACGGTGGACGACGACGAAACCGTGTTCACCGACGCCGACGTCGCGGCGATGCGCACGGCCGACCAGCTCGTGCAGTCCGGTCTGGTGGAGCAGCACCTCGAAGTCGCGGTGACGCGCGCGCTCGGCCAGCACCTCTCGCGGCTGGCCGAGTGGCAGGTGCACATGCTGTGGCAGCTGATCACCGAAAACCCCGAGCTGGCCCGCAGCGACCGTCAGGTGGCGCGCCTGGTGGAGCGGCTGCTGCCGGAGCTGGAGCAGGTGCAGAACTTCGTCTGGCGCCGGCATTTGGCGGCGTACGCGGGCCGCGCGTTCGCTTCCTCGGACGAGGACCTCGAGGCGCGCACGCAGATCGTCGGCTTCGTCGACATGGTCGGCTACACCCGGCTGACCCGCCAGATCGACGAGGACGAGCTGAGCCAGGTGCTGGACGCCTTCGAGTCGCTGGCCACCGAGGTCATCGCCGAGCACCACGGCCGCGTGGTCAAGATGATCGGCGACGAGGTCCTCTTCGTGGCCGACGAGCCCGCTGCGGCCGCCGAGATCGCGCTGACGCTGACCGAGCGGACCAGCGCCGCGCCGGACCTGCCGGCGGTGCGCGCGGGCATGGCGTCGGGCCGCATCCTGTCCCGCTTCGGCGACGTGTACGGCTCGGTGGTCAACCTCGCCGCCCGGCTCACCTCGGTCGCCCGCCCGGACACCATCCTGGTCGACCGCGAGCTGGCAGCTGCGCTCGAACCCTTGCCGGCGTACGAACTCCGCACCCGGCGGCCGGTGGCGGTGCGCGGGTACAACCGGCTGCGGCCGTCCGCACTGCGACGGGCCAAGGACGAGCCCTCGGGGATGTTCGCGTCTTCGCAGCAGCTGGCGGCGGAGATGATGGGGTTGCCGGAAAACGTCGAGGACACCGAAACCGCGGAAGCCGCCGCCGAGGATTTGACCGTCGGCTCGCGGAGGCGGCGCAGGCGGCGTTAA
- the paaI gene encoding hydroxyphenylacetyl-CoA thioesterase PaaI — protein MFDTDKASLALGIELVEAADGHAVATMEITESMVNGHDIAHGGYLFLLADTTFALACNSHGPVTVAAGAEISFVAAGRLGDRLIATGAERTTFGRNGIYDVTVHRETPAGPEVVAEFRGRSRVIQKAREAQ, from the coding sequence ATGTTCGACACCGACAAGGCCTCGCTCGCGCTGGGGATCGAACTCGTCGAGGCCGCCGACGGGCACGCCGTGGCCACCATGGAGATCACCGAGTCGATGGTCAACGGCCACGACATCGCCCACGGCGGTTACCTGTTCCTGTTGGCCGACACCACGTTCGCGCTCGCCTGCAATTCACACGGCCCGGTGACCGTCGCCGCCGGCGCGGAGATCTCCTTCGTCGCGGCCGGCCGGCTGGGCGACCGCCTCATCGCCACCGGGGCCGAGCGGACCACCTTCGGCCGCAACGGCATCTACGACGTCACGGTGCACCGGGAGACCCCCGCTGGGCCCGAGGTCGTCGCCGAGTTCCGCGGCCGCAGCCGCGTCATCCAGAAGGCACGGGAAGCACAATGA
- the paaD gene encoding 1,2-phenylacetyl-CoA epoxidase subunit PaaD: MVTAGAVASTVTDPELPMLTLADLGVLREVSEKDGRVTVAITPTYTGCPAMDTMRDDLEHALLRAGFTDVEIRTVLEPAWTSDWISADGRRKLAEAGIAPPGSAPRRAAGPIPLTLGRPVSRVACPHCGSLDTEEQSRFSATACRALRRCRACLEPFEHVKEI; this comes from the coding sequence ATGGTGACCGCCGGCGCGGTGGCGTCCACGGTCACCGATCCTGAACTGCCGATGCTCACGCTGGCGGACCTCGGGGTGCTGCGCGAAGTGTCCGAAAAGGACGGACGGGTGACGGTGGCGATCACGCCCACGTACACCGGCTGCCCGGCGATGGACACCATGCGCGACGACCTGGAGCACGCGTTGCTGCGCGCCGGGTTCACCGACGTCGAGATCCGCACGGTGCTGGAGCCGGCCTGGACCTCGGACTGGATCTCGGCCGACGGGCGGCGCAAGCTGGCCGAGGCCGGGATCGCGCCGCCGGGGTCCGCGCCGCGGCGGGCCGCCGGGCCGATCCCGCTCACGCTGGGGCGGCCGGTTTCGCGCGTGGCCTGCCCGCACTGCGGCTCGCTCGACACCGAGGAGCAGTCGCGGTTCAGCGCGACGGCGTGCCGGGCGCTGCGGCGGTGCCGCGCTTGCCTGGAACCGTTCGAACACGTCAAGGAGATCTGA
- the paaK gene encoding phenylacetate--CoA ligase PaaK, whose protein sequence is MTDTAEKLSADELAAVQLGRLQWTLRHAYANVPFYTKKFADAGVHPDDCRELADLAKFPFTTKADLRDNYPFGMFAVPQKDIRRIHASSGTTGKPTVVGYTEKDLDTWATVVARSIHAAGGRPGHKVHVAYGYGLFTGGLGAHYGAEKLGCTVIPASGGMTARQVQLITDFEPEVIMVTPSYMLTLLDEFERQGVDPRASSLKVGIFGAEPWTEQMRAEIEERFAIDAVDIYGLSEVMGPGVAQECVETKDGLHIWEDHFFPEVIDPFSEAVLPAGAQGELLFTSLTKEALPIIRYRTRDLTRLLPGTARPAFRRMEKVTGRSDDLIILRGVNVFPTQIEEIVLRTEGLSPHFQLVRTTRGRLDHLIVRVEARHGAEAALRESAASALAAGVKDGVGVTVTVEIVEPDTLERSLGKMRRVLDQRDPA, encoded by the coding sequence ATGACCGACACCGCAGAGAAGCTCAGCGCCGACGAGCTGGCCGCAGTCCAGCTCGGACGTCTACAGTGGACATTGCGCCACGCGTACGCGAACGTGCCCTTCTACACCAAGAAGTTCGCCGACGCCGGCGTGCACCCGGACGACTGCCGCGAGCTGGCCGACCTGGCGAAGTTCCCCTTCACCACGAAGGCGGACCTGCGCGACAACTACCCGTTCGGCATGTTCGCCGTGCCACAGAAGGACATCCGGCGGATCCACGCCTCCAGCGGCACCACCGGGAAGCCGACCGTGGTCGGCTACACCGAGAAGGACCTGGACACCTGGGCCACGGTGGTCGCGCGCTCGATCCACGCGGCCGGCGGGCGGCCCGGGCACAAGGTGCACGTGGCCTACGGCTACGGCCTGTTCACCGGCGGCCTCGGCGCGCACTACGGCGCGGAAAAGCTGGGCTGCACAGTGATTCCCGCGTCCGGCGGGATGACCGCCCGGCAGGTGCAGCTGATCACCGACTTCGAGCCCGAGGTCATCATGGTGACGCCCTCGTACATGCTCACCCTGCTGGACGAGTTCGAGCGCCAGGGCGTGGACCCGCGGGCCAGCTCGCTGAAGGTCGGCATCTTCGGTGCCGAGCCGTGGACCGAGCAGATGCGCGCGGAGATCGAGGAGCGCTTCGCGATCGACGCGGTGGACATCTACGGGCTGTCCGAGGTGATGGGCCCGGGCGTCGCGCAGGAGTGCGTGGAAACCAAGGACGGCCTGCACATCTGGGAGGACCACTTCTTCCCCGAGGTGATCGACCCGTTCAGCGAAGCGGTGCTGCCGGCCGGCGCGCAGGGTGAGCTGCTGTTCACCTCGCTGACCAAGGAGGCGCTGCCGATCATCCGCTACCGCACCCGCGACCTCACCCGGCTGCTGCCGGGCACGGCGCGCCCGGCGTTCCGGCGGATGGAGAAGGTGACCGGCCGCAGCGACGACCTGATCATCCTGCGCGGGGTGAACGTCTTCCCCACGCAGATCGAGGAAATCGTGCTGCGCACCGAGGGGCTGAGCCCGCACTTCCAACTCGTCCGGACCACGCGCGGGCGCCTCGATCACCTCATCGTGCGCGTGGAGGCCCGCCACGGCGCCGAAGCCGCGCTGCGCGAGTCCGCCGCGTCCGCGCTGGCGGCGGGGGTGAAGGACGGGGTCGGGGTGACCGTTACGGTGGAGATCGTGGAGCCGGACACACTGGAACGTTCATTGGGGAAGATGCGCCGGGTGCTGGACCAGCGGGATCCCGCGTGA
- a CDS encoding universal stress protein, whose translation MAVYRTVVVGTDGSDSSFAAVDRAAGVAADAGATLVVVCAYYPASKHDVERAQDELGEESYQVVGSAPAEDTLQSARDRAAKVGAKNIETVALKGEPVEALRKVVHERSADLLVVGNRGLNTLAGRILGSVPSEVARKSGVDVLIVHTT comes from the coding sequence ATGGCTGTGTATCGGACTGTGGTGGTGGGCACCGACGGGTCGGACTCGTCGTTCGCCGCGGTGGACCGGGCCGCCGGGGTCGCCGCCGACGCGGGCGCCACCCTCGTCGTGGTGTGCGCCTACTACCCGGCGAGCAAGCACGACGTCGAGCGCGCGCAGGACGAGCTGGGCGAGGAGTCGTACCAGGTCGTCGGCTCCGCGCCGGCCGAGGACACCCTCCAGAGCGCCCGTGACCGCGCGGCCAAGGTCGGCGCGAAGAACATCGAGACGGTGGCGCTGAAGGGCGAGCCGGTCGAGGCGCTGCGCAAGGTCGTGCACGAGCGCTCGGCCGACCTGCTGGTGGTCGGCAACCGCGGGCTCAACACCCTCGCCGGGCGGATCCTCGGCTCGGTGCCGTCGGAAGTGGCCCGCAAGTCGGGCGTCGACGTGCTCATCGTGCACACGACCTGA
- the paaA gene encoding 1,2-phenylacetyl-CoA epoxidase subunit PaaA, whose protein sequence is MTAVAPDLEELFEHTIERDQRIEPRDWVPEGYRKTMIRQIAQHAHSEIIGMQPEGNWITRAPSLRRKAILLAKVQDEAGHGLYLYSAAATLGADRSDLTDKLITGKQKYSSIFNYPTLTFADVGVIGWLVDGAAICNQVPLCRSSYGPYARAMIRICKEESFHQRQGYELLMTMMRGTEQQREMVQEAVNRWWWPSLMMFGPPDADSPNTAQSMAWKVKRHTNDELRQRFVDMSVPQAEVLGVTFPDPDLRWNAEREHYDFGAVDWDEFKNVLKGNGPCNTARIAHRKRAHDEGSWVREAAAAHASKQLLGGPGGLDPRPGSGARPQRTQKGS, encoded by the coding sequence GTGACCGCTGTAGCTCCGGACCTCGAAGAACTCTTCGAGCACACCATCGAGCGCGACCAGCGCATCGAGCCGCGCGACTGGGTGCCCGAGGGCTACCGCAAGACGATGATCCGCCAGATCGCGCAGCACGCGCACTCGGAGATCATCGGCATGCAGCCGGAGGGCAACTGGATCACCCGCGCGCCTTCCTTGCGGCGCAAGGCGATCCTGCTCGCCAAGGTGCAGGACGAGGCCGGCCACGGGCTGTACCTGTACTCGGCCGCGGCGACGCTGGGCGCGGACCGCTCGGACCTGACCGACAAGCTGATCACCGGCAAGCAGAAGTACTCGTCGATCTTCAACTACCCGACGCTGACCTTCGCCGACGTCGGCGTGATCGGCTGGCTGGTCGACGGCGCCGCGATCTGCAACCAGGTGCCGCTGTGCCGCAGCTCGTACGGGCCGTACGCGCGGGCGATGATCCGCATCTGCAAGGAGGAGTCGTTCCACCAGCGGCAGGGGTACGAGCTGCTGATGACGATGATGCGGGGCACCGAGCAGCAGCGCGAGATGGTGCAGGAGGCGGTGAACCGCTGGTGGTGGCCGTCGCTGATGATGTTCGGCCCGCCGGACGCGGACTCGCCGAACACCGCGCAGTCCATGGCGTGGAAGGTCAAGCGGCACACGAATGACGAGCTGCGGCAGCGGTTCGTCGACATGTCGGTGCCGCAGGCCGAGGTGCTGGGCGTCACCTTCCCGGACCCGGACCTGCGCTGGAACGCCGAGCGGGAGCACTACGACTTCGGCGCCGTCGACTGGGACGAGTTCAAGAACGTGCTGAAGGGCAACGGGCCCTGCAACACCGCGCGTATCGCGCACCGCAAGCGTGCGCACGACGAAGGCTCCTGGGTCCGTGAGGCTGCGGCCGCGCATGCCTCCAAACAGCTGTTGGGGGGTCCAGGGGGGCTCGACCCCCGGCCGGGGTCTGGGGCCAGGCCCCAGAGGACACAGAAGGGTTCGTGA
- the paaE gene encoding 1,2-phenylacetyl-CoA epoxidase subunit PaaE produces the protein MTTAVSRRTGFHSLRVAGVERLCDDAVAVTFEVPPALAETFAFAPGQSLTLRRSVDGRDERRSYSICAQAGSQPRVGVRLVPDGVFSTWLVNEVRPGDEVEVAAPTGSFTPDLTTGGHHVLIAAGSGITPVLSIASSLLAMSDEAGPAATVTVLYGNRRTDTVMFADELADLKDRWPSRLELVHVLSREPREAELFTGRLDVDKLRALFDLLVPVDEVDHFWLCGPFGMVTGAQELLSSFGVPAERVHQELFYVDDVPPEPVKHVDAAVAGESSEVTLVLDGRSTTMSLPRESSVLDGAQRFRPDLPFACKGGVCGTCRARVTEGSVEMRRNFALEKSEVDAGFVLTCQSHPVTDRVTVDYDA, from the coding sequence GTGACCACCGCGGTTTCCCGGCGCACGGGCTTCCACTCCCTGCGGGTCGCCGGCGTCGAGCGGCTCTGCGACGACGCCGTCGCCGTCACCTTCGAGGTGCCGCCGGCGCTGGCGGAGACGTTCGCGTTCGCGCCCGGCCAGTCGTTGACGCTGCGGCGTTCGGTCGACGGCCGCGACGAGCGCCGCTCGTACTCGATCTGCGCCCAGGCGGGTTCGCAGCCACGCGTCGGCGTGCGGCTGGTGCCGGACGGCGTCTTCTCGACCTGGCTGGTGAACGAAGTCCGCCCGGGGGACGAGGTGGAGGTCGCGGCGCCGACGGGGTCGTTCACCCCGGACCTGACCACGGGCGGTCACCACGTGCTGATCGCGGCGGGCTCGGGGATCACGCCTGTGCTGTCGATCGCGTCCTCGCTGCTGGCGATGTCCGATGAAGCTGGGCCTGCCGCGACGGTGACCGTGCTGTACGGCAACCGCCGCACGGACACGGTGATGTTCGCGGACGAGCTGGCCGACCTGAAGGACCGCTGGCCGTCGCGGCTCGAGCTGGTGCACGTGCTCTCGCGCGAGCCGCGCGAGGCCGAGCTGTTCACCGGCCGCCTCGACGTGGACAAGCTGCGCGCGCTGTTCGACTTGCTGGTCCCGGTGGACGAGGTCGACCACTTCTGGCTGTGCGGTCCGTTCGGGATGGTGACGGGAGCGCAGGAGCTGCTTTCGTCATTCGGCGTGCCGGCCGAGCGCGTGCACCAGGAGCTGTTCTACGTCGATGATGTGCCGCCGGAGCCGGTGAAGCACGTGGACGCGGCGGTGGCCGGCGAGTCCTCGGAAGTCACGCTGGTGCTGGACGGCCGCTCGACGACCATGAGCCTGCCCCGTGAGTCGTCCGTGCTGGACGGTGCGCAGCGGTTCCGCCCGGACCTGCCGTTCGCCTGCAAGGGCGGGGTGTGCGGGACCTGCCGCGCCCGCGTCACCGAGGGCTCGGTGGAGATGCGGCGCAACTTCGCCCTGGAGAAGTCCGAAGTGGACGCCGGGTTCGTGCTCACCTGCCAGTCCCACCCGGTCACCGACCGCGTCACCGTCGACTACGACGCCTGA